The Camelina sativa cultivar DH55 chromosome 16, Cs, whole genome shotgun sequence sequence CAATACAAAACATAcattcttattaaaaacaaaatataattggatttttttagTAGTAAATTTCGATATTAAATAGATATAATTGATTCTTGCTAGACTAAGTAACATTTTAATCAAGGTAgataattaaatcgattaaataaaacagagtgagagagagaagaaacgaaCTTGAGCAATGCGGAACCATTCATAGGAATCGAAAGAAGCAGCGGTTAAGATGACTTGAGGGAAACTAGTAGCTGCTTTAACCGTTCCGTTAAACCGGATTCCTGGACCGACACCGGCTACGCCGTGTAAAGCCTCCGACCACCATTCGTACGCGGGAATTCCAAGACGCGGTATCCCTGGAGCTGTATTCACCAGCTGAGAGATCTTCTCGTCTACGGTTAGCCTCGAGACGAGATCACGCGCTCGTTTGTTCACTGGGAGGTCAGTGCGGCAGAACTGGTAGAGCTTCGTGGCTGGGTTCGAAGGGTCGCACGCGTGCGGCGGAGTAGCTGAGACGACGCaatggtagaagaagaagaggaaaagaagaatcaGTTTAGCCATGGCTTCGAGATTGCGGAAAAAAGTAAAGATGAGGAACTGATGAGTACTGGTGTGAGAGTGTGTCagagagtcttcttcttcttgtatttattaattttgtttttctttttgttcaacattcttatttattattctttccATAATTATATCTATCTATTTAAATATTGTGACATTTCAATATAactgtttgtccaaaaaaaataaaagactttCAATAACTCTTTCCTTATTATGGGCCTAAAACCCAATAAATGTTTCTTCAAACAGATTTTGCTTTGTAGGCTATGAAATTTAGGATTAGTCCCATTTAGTCCATCAAAACGTTTTGGTAATCAAATATTGTAATGTTATCCAAATGACAAGAATTGATAGAAAAGTATACAACAAATTAACCGTCCAACCAACCACAAAAAGTGAAAATGGataacaataattataataacatcAACTTATCGTTTCAAGCCATTTGTCACAATAAAACCTAATTGTGATGATCTATCTGAGTTTTATCTGGTCACGTAATTAGATTTGACTGGATAAAAATTGTCGGtttcaaacaattaatcaattgTTAGTAGATAAGATAATGTTATTTGTTTCTGTCTCAACTCAAAAGTGTTTGGTGGAAGGAGCtttgttgaaatttttatttgaagTTCAAAATCTCTCACACAAATTCTAACATGTTCATAAATAACAGTTGGgcgtaaatttaaaaaatttcatatgtttttttgtgggTAGTTTCTGATAGAGAATCAAAAACTCAAAGTTTAGTGACACGTGGAGGAAGCTAAGCCCTTGCAAAAATTATGAAGACACGTGGCAGGCCTGGTAAACGTATCATCAGTCCTCCTCGTGACGACATTATAATAAGCTCGTCGTACGTACTACGTAGCCGCTTGAGGactaaaacaaagaagtgtATTTTATGAACCGAGGAAATTACCCATTAAGGAGactgttgtgacttgtgagatgTCGGTAGACTATGATAGCCACGTTCCAAAGAGTGTGTGTGACATTAACAACAAAGAAGAGcatattttattacaattttgtttgaatatttcCTCGTGGTCTTTAGGCTGAAGTCCTCTTCATCCCCCTAATATTTTCGTGTTCATTAAAATTGTCTGACTCTTGTCTCATTTCCCATTATTTTCTCACTAGTAGAAAATTCAGATATTTTGTTAGGTTAAAGGTGTCCCGCCTCTCAACTCTCTCAACCCGACGTCTGGGACATATACATTTAATTCAGATGGTatatagtaaagaaaaaaacaaacaacaatttgGCTTTTAATATGTTGACATCAGtcactaaaaaatatatatatcaaatactattaaggtttgtttatttttttttaattacaggCTCTAGTTAACCGGACCCACGGAAACCTTGTCGTATTTATATTAACCGGTCTCAATTCCTTCCACCGTTGGTTATATATAAGTAGAGCTTAAGGTCCCTTTTAACTCCATCCCCACCGTTTCTTTTGCTTAAACCACCCACACAAAAAGCTTTGCTCTTctctccttccttcaccaaTTCTCTCAACAACAGGTTACAACTTTTgaacaacaacacaaatgtttttgtttccctCTTTCTGTTCGATTATGCGATTTCGTTAGCTGTTTATGGccgttttttaatatatatatatatatatatatatatatatatattttattgtgtttgatgatCGATTTCAGCAGGTTTAAAGATGGATATTTTCGACAACTCTGATCTCGAGTACCTCGTTGATGGTTTTCACGCTGATTTCGATGATGATGAACCACCCTTTGGAGAGGTAGTTGTCACGAGTGATTCTGATTCGGATTCTGATTACATGGACTCCGATTTCGAGCTGGTAATGATATATACTATGTTTATTCTGCAGCTCTGTTTTAAACAAAGGctggtgattttttttgttggatgtGATGAATTAATTAACAGGTAAACTGTAgtgttatgttatttttgttagaCGCAGAGTAATAAGCTGAGCAATGATACGTCAGCGTTAGAAGCTAGGAATGGAAAAGATATTCAAGGGATTCCATGGGAGAGGCTGAATTACACTAGAGATAGATACCGTGAGAACAGACTGCTACAATATAAAAACTTTGAGAGCCTCCATCGATCACGACAACACCTTCATAAGGTTTGTTCTGTAACTATATTTATATTGAAagatttctgaatttttttgagttttttatgTTCGTTCATGTTCATGATCATTGGTATTATTTTATATCTGACAGGAATGCTTGCAAGTAGAGAAAGGGAAAAACTTTTATGGCTTTCAGTTCAACACAAGGCTTGTCAAGTCCACTATTGCACATTTTCAGGTAAAGATATTTGCTTTTTACTATGTTTTGCAATGTGTGGcatactctgtttcttgatgTCTAGAGTCTTTTACAATTCACTCTGTTGCTTTCAGCTCCTGTGTTTATTATTAATCGAGTCAGCTACTGCTATATGAGAGATTAGAGACTTCTTGTTCCATGCTGCTTTCTTCAGTCTCACAATTATTTCACACCCAAGTGATAGTATGAAGATGACAATTCAAAACTTATTTTGAAGATGAATAGCATGTGTATTTGTTGTCAGTGTTTATTCTGTTGgttaattgtgtttgatcttaGAATTTTCGACacctcttcctcttttcttaATGTTCATTGTTCCCACCCTCAGCTCTGCAGCTGGGGTGTTGTTGATTCACACCAAGTCCTTTTCTTTTGCAGATAAATATCTTCAAGGGTGCTTAAATTTAAACCTGCTCGTTCCTAATTACCTCTCGAAATATAATAGTTTAGATTCGATATTAACTCAGGTACAATAATATTGTGTAAGGTTCTATCTAACTTATTCAAAAAAAGTGTCATGATATGTGTCTAGGATGGTCCAGGCAGAGTTGATAAATCTAACTCTAACTGTTCGAGgcaattttttaacatttttcataGAGCTTCATACGCCTATAAAATTATAGTGACAGAGTGTATTAAGAATCCCTTGCACTATATGTTGCTCAATGTCCATTGTTAGACCATCGGGAACTATATAGAAAGACTTGTCCCTAACTCTGCTGCATTTGAGAAACAGTTACTACATGCCTTAACCTTTCTTAAACAGGTTGGGAGAGCAGCTGGCGCCATAAGGAAACCTTTGTTAATATGGTATGATAGGAAATGTTTTGTTCATCTACAAGGACTCTCTAACTTTGTCATCCTTCTTTCTTGCAGGGAATCATTTTGTTAGAGCTTACATATTTCTGCATTTTTATGAGTGCTTCAATGTGATCTGCATTTTTCGTGATACCAATGCCCTTGTGCTTATTATTCATCCTTCTAATTTtggtcttcttttatctttttcccCCTGGCAAAACCATTAATCCTAAAATTTGAGACATTATAgatattagttttgattcttttgaaGTTTCATATTTGATACTGAAACGGctgttttgtttccttcttggtttgtgttttgtgtgagAACTTgcatgtttctttctttctttttttgtctaagATGACCAGTTGTGTCTTATGTGAGAATCCTAATCTCGATTGTCTAATATTTACAGCTGAGGAACTTGGTATGGGCAACATCAAAGCACGATGTGTTTTTCATGAATAACTACTCTCTCATGCATTGGTCGTCTTTGCTGCAAAGGGGCAAAGAAGTACTTAATGTGGCCAAGCCCATTGTTCCTGCAACGGTGAGCAACCTTACTTGTTCTTAAACCTCAGAATTCAactctatattaacattttggtAATTTCAATCTGTAGAATCAGACTGGATCGTTGTCGCAGTCTGTATCAAGAGTCCAGATAAGTACCATGTCTGTTAAAGACGATTTGATAGTTGCTGGAGGGTTTCAAGGGGAGCTTATCTGTAAGAGAGTCAACGAACCTGAGGTTGCGTTCTGCACAAAATTAGCATCAGCTGAAAACGACATCACCAATTCCGTTGACATATACTACACTCCCAAGTAATTACTAAAACAAAGTATACATTGGTTTTAGAAAAGAACTCATCTAATTCTTGTTTCCTTATTCCATGTAGTGGCTCGTTAAGGGTTATGGCTGCGAACAATGACTGTACCATCCGGCAGTTTGATGCCACAAGCTTCACCTTCCTCAACAGTTTCACTTTTGATTGGTCTGTAAATGTAAGCGCATCTCCTTCTCTTCAGACTCGGCTGATGTTATCTGCTCTAGTCTCAAAAGTGCTACTACTTATGTTTTTGGTGCGTCTCTGTCTGTAGAACATCTCCACCAGTCCGGACGGCAAGCTAGTAGCTGTTCTAGGGGACAGTCCAGAGTGTTTACTAGCCGATGCCGGATCTGGAAAAGTGATTCACGGACTGGAAGGCCATCTGGACTACTCGTTTTCGTCAGCATGGCACCCAAACGGTCAGATCCTAGCCACTGGTAACCAAGACACAACCTGTAGGCTATGGGACGTAAGGAACCTGTCTCAATCACTCAAAGTGCTGAAAGGAAACATGGGAGCAATCAGAGCCGTGAGGTTCACGTCTGATGGACGGTTCTTAGCCATGGTTGAGCCAGCAGACTTTGTACACTTGTTTGACACGGAAGCTGGTTATAGTCATTGTCAAGAGATTGATCTGTTTGGAGAAATCGCGGGAATCTCGTTTAGTCCAGACACGGAAGCGTTGTTCGTGGGGGTGGCTGATCGTACGTACGGCAGCTTGTTGGAGTTCAACAGAAAGCGAAACCACTCGTATGTTGATTCCATATTTTGATCGGACGCCCATCGTTAGATGCAAAATATGTATTGTACATATACGAGTGTCAGTGAGACTATTATGGTTTTTAATTATCTAGTAGTTGGTCTTTGGGAGGGGTTTAAGTCTTTGTTTTTGTCTGACTTCCCCTTTGTCATGTTAATGtggtttttggaatttttcATCATACGTATATATTTGGTCTATGTTAAagtcataatttttttactagGGGCCGGCTGATGAGCTTGGTATGGGCAACATGCTTACGTGTCCGCCGGACACCCGGTTCCgaataaaaaacctaaaaactaaacTGGGTCTCCAATTTTAACATCGCTTCATAACAATTTGTTTTATGGGCCGTTAAAAATTGATCAAATCGAAGGACCAAAAGAGACACAGCACCAAGgctttatttataaaagaaactgAAGGTTGCAGAATGTGATTTGGTCGATGGGGGACAAAAAACAACAGCTAGTTTTGTAGGCTTCAAATAGTTGAAGTAGCCCAACTCGTTAATCAGACGgtatatagaagaaaatttcGTTTTCGACTATGGGTGGAAAGATGTTCTTCAACATATAGTAGCTGATCAAGCTACGTTCGGCTGGTTTTCAACTGAGTATTCGAATTTTGCGAT is a genomic window containing:
- the LOC104751701 gene encoding uncharacterized WD repeat-containing protein C2A9.03 isoform X1 is translated as MDIFDNSDLEYLVDGFHADFDDDEPPFGEVVVTSDSDSDSDYMDSDFELTQSNKLSNDTSALEARNGKDIQGIPWERLNYTRDRYRENRLLQYKNFESLHRSRQHLHKECLQVEKGKNFYGFQFNTRLVKSTIAHFQLRNLVWATSKHDVFFMNNYSLMHWSSLLQRGKEVLNVAKPIVPATNQTGSLSQSVSRVQISTMSVKDDLIVAGGFQGELICKRVNEPEVAFCTKLASAENDITNSVDIYYTPNGSLRVMAANNDCTIRQFDATSFTFLNSFTFDWSVNNISTSPDGKLVAVLGDSPECLLADAGSGKVIHGLEGHLDYSFSSAWHPNGQILATGNQDTTCRLWDVRNLSQSLKVLKGNMGAIRAVRFTSDGRFLAMVEPADFVHLFDTEAGYSHCQEIDLFGEIAGISFSPDTEALFVGVADRTYGSLLEFNRKRNHSYVDSIF
- the LOC104751701 gene encoding uncharacterized WD repeat-containing protein C2A9.03 isoform X2: MDIFDNSDLEYLVDGFHADFDDDEPPFGEVVVTSDSDSDSDYMDSDFELTQSNKLSNDTSALEARNGKDIQGIPWERLNYTRDRYRENRLLQYKNFESLHRSRQHLHKECLQVEKGKNFYGFQFNTRLVKSTIAHFQLRNLVWATSKHDVFFMNNYSLMHWSSLLQRGKEVLNVAKPIVPATTGSLSQSVSRVQISTMSVKDDLIVAGGFQGELICKRVNEPEVAFCTKLASAENDITNSVDIYYTPNGSLRVMAANNDCTIRQFDATSFTFLNSFTFDWSVNNISTSPDGKLVAVLGDSPECLLADAGSGKVIHGLEGHLDYSFSSAWHPNGQILATGNQDTTCRLWDVRNLSQSLKVLKGNMGAIRAVRFTSDGRFLAMVEPADFVHLFDTEAGYSHCQEIDLFGEIAGISFSPDTEALFVGVADRTYGSLLEFNRKRNHSYVDSIF
- the LOC104751701 gene encoding uncharacterized WD repeat-containing protein C2A9.03 isoform X3, whose protein sequence is MLASREREKLLWLSVQHKACQVHYCTFSGWESSWRHKETFVNMLRNLVWATSKHDVFFMNNYSLMHWSSLLQRGKEVLNVAKPIVPATNQTGSLSQSVSRVQISTMSVKDDLIVAGGFQGELICKRVNEPEVAFCTKLASAENDITNSVDIYYTPNGSLRVMAANNDCTIRQFDATSFTFLNSFTFDWSVNNISTSPDGKLVAVLGDSPECLLADAGSGKVIHGLEGHLDYSFSSAWHPNGQILATGNQDTTCRLWDVRNLSQSLKVLKGNMGAIRAVRFTSDGRFLAMVEPADFVHLFDTEAGYSHCQEIDLFGEIAGISFSPDTEALFVGVADRTYGSLLEFNRKRNHSYVDSIF
- the LOC104751701 gene encoding uncharacterized WD repeat-containing protein C2A9.03 isoform X4; protein product: MLRNLVWATSKHDVFFMNNYSLMHWSSLLQRGKEVLNVAKPIVPATNQTGSLSQSVSRVQISTMSVKDDLIVAGGFQGELICKRVNEPEVAFCTKLASAENDITNSVDIYYTPNGSLRVMAANNDCTIRQFDATSFTFLNSFTFDWSVNNISTSPDGKLVAVLGDSPECLLADAGSGKVIHGLEGHLDYSFSSAWHPNGQILATGNQDTTCRLWDVRNLSQSLKVLKGNMGAIRAVRFTSDGRFLAMVEPADFVHLFDTEAGYSHCQEIDLFGEIAGISFSPDTEALFVGVADRTYGSLLEFNRKRNHSYVDSIF